GCGGTCTGAGGAGACGGGGATGAAGAGGGCGTAATTTGGATCGAACATTTGCCGCGCCAGGACTTGGAACCATTCGCGCGTCACGCCTCCAGCATCAACACCTTCTTCGCCATGGAAGCGGATGTTCAGCTTGCCGAACTTCATTTCGTCACCGGACTTGAAGTAAAGAGCCTTGAACGAGTCGCGGAAGACCTGGTCGCGACGGACAGACAGCTGCAAGGCTGGGTACGAAGGGCGTCCGTTGCCCTGGCCCGATCGCGAATGGACGCTGCGGTTGAAGTAGTTCCGCTTGTTGTCAAACTCAAGGACCTTTGGATTTTTGACCAGCAACGCAAATGTGCCGGACATGAGCTTCGGGTTGTTGCGCACAAGTTCGTTGAGGATGCGTCGATGCTCTCCTGTGAAATGGAAGAAGAGGTCGGCTGTGTAATGCTCGGCATCCGGCTTCGGGGCGGCCGTGTCCTTCGTCCAGGGCTCCTTGGGCTGCTCCTCTGCGGTCGTGTTCTTACAGACCACCATGAGGGACTCGATCAAGGGAAGCAAGATGGTGGCGACGTTGAGCATGGTCTCTCGCTGTCGAATGGCGCTGAGGCACGCGCTCAGCTTTTCCCACATTGATGGGAAGGTCGAATTGTGGTACAGCGAGTCGACCAGGTACTTCTTGTCTTCCCCAGCCGCCGTGTCCTTGTCATCacccgtcttcttcttgccgtcaAACAGATGATCCAACGCCGTGAGCACGCGGAGCAGTTTGTTTTGCTCGGACGCTCCCGGAGAGAACTTGACTAGCGCGAGGCCTTGAATCTCTGTCCCGTTGGCTGCTTGATCAATGTGCGGAAGCAGATCGTCGAGATCTGAGACGATGTTCTCGCTCAGCAGTCGGGCTTGGCGGACAAGCTCTTCTCCAAATGCTTCTTTGGCTCCCGGAATCGCGGAAAGGTTCTTGATGGTCGAGATCGTGTTTTGGAACGTCTTGGAGTTGCATTCTCTTGCGACGAAAATGCGAACGACCAGAATCAGGTTCTGCGTCGGGATGATGGGCGCCTGCAACTGCTTTGGTCTCTTCGAGGACTCTTTTGCTTTGCtttcgtcctcggcgccgggcgcctTTTGttcctcgccctcgtgctGAGCAAGCGCAGTTGTAGCATCGTTGTTGGGCTCATCTGCTGCTGTTTCTTGGCCAGCACCGGTCTCTGGTTTCTCACCACCAGCCTCGTCTGGCTTCTCAACCACTTGAGTCTCCTTCCGGCGACGCTCAAGGTTTTGCAAAGGCATGGTGACCCGGTTTAGTAAGTCGGCAAGGTGGGTCATAACCAGCGAGCTTTCGGTGACGAGCTCACGGTCCAATAAGGTCAGCAAGGAGTTGATGGCGTACTTATGGGCCTTTGAATCCTTTGCTTTGCCTTTTCGACTCAGTGCCCTCTTCAAAGTGGAGCCGACGATTTCATGCTCCGTCAAGAACAGCCATGGGATGTGATGGCTCCTGGTACAGAGGTCGACGAGAAGATCCAAGCATTGCTGAACAATGAGCAGAGGCGAGGTTTCCGAGTTCGGCTGTGTCGTGGAAGTCGCTCCGATGCTTGTCAGCGTCCGCTTAAGGGTCTGAGGAGTCTTCGGCTCGTCCTTTTCCTTGTGTCTCCGGGCCTTCAACGACAGCTGGCCAAAGctgcgctcgacggcgctcaTGTCGATGCTTCCCTCTTGAAGAATCTGCAGAATGCTGCTAACAACCTCGAGGCGGTTCTGTCGATTCTCGCAGACGTCCGCAAAAACACTGAACAAGTAGTTGCGAATCGAGCCCTGCTGTGCAATGAACATGAGTCGCAGCAAAGTTGCAATGCCGGACTTGTCCAGCATCTGCACCACAGTGCGGCGCTGGACCTTGTTCTCGCTCTGCCCCTCAGCTCCGGTACCAGCCGTCACTCTGGCTCCGCTGGGAGGTGTTCTTCCGGGTGCGACAATGGAGTGGATGCCACCCTGCTGGGGAACAGGCGCGTGCTGCTGGACAAGTGCGCGAGCTTGGGCGGCCAACTCCGGGGGCAGCTGATCCATGAGATCCTCTCCCTGGTCGATGAGAGCCTGTTCCCGCAACTCTGGCGGGAATGTGAGAAGAATGCTGGCAGGAGacatctcggcggcggcggcgctctggCCACCTTGCgccggctgccgtcggctCCCCTCCCGTAGACGTCGGCGTTCGTCTTGTCGTTCCTGCTGAGCAATTTCCAAACGCAGCTCCTCGGGAAGAGCGTCAAGGAATTCCTGGAACACCTCCGTGGACTCTCCCgtggcggcctcctcgcgggCTTGCGAACGTCTCTCGCTTACAGTCTGAGCAATGACCTCCTCTCTGAACTCCTCGGGCAAGGCGGCCAGGTAGTCAGGGTCAATGCCTAGTTCCGTGACATCGACTTCTTCGCCCCTGAGAGTGGTCATTACACGTGGCTGGTTGGCAGCAGATGTGCTGGTCTGAAGATCACTTCCAGCCGTTGCAGTGGGCTCCGTGCTTTCGATGCCTTCCATGACACCGACTTCAGTGTCGGCAGCCGATGCTGCCTGCTCACTGGCGGTGTTGTTGGCCGCAGCGGCCTCTGCAGCGGCTCTCTCGGCTGCCTCCCTCTCCTCGgcttctttcttttctcgAGCGGCCCTCTCCTCCGCTTCCTTGGCCTCTCGAGCCTTGCGCTCCTCATCGCGCCTCTTCCGCTCTGCCTCCACCCGCTTCTCGATCTCGGCCTCCTCagccttgagcttcttctctCGCTCTATGGCCGCTGGCGTGAGGTTCGCTACGATTGCATTCGCGAGCTTGCCGGCTTCCGTGTTATGCGCCGAGCCGAAAATCATCCGAGCCTCCTCCTGGTAGCGGTCCATTGTTGACTCGGGCGCGAACGACACTGCCTGGTGGGGTTCTTGGGTCGACGAGCCATCGCGACGCTGGTCGCCTCTAGCCCAGCGAGACGTACTGGCGAGCTCTCGTGCCTCGCGCACACCACCAGGTCCTCCTGTAATCTGGAAGTGAAACGCTTGGTTGCCATTGCGGCCCATGATTGGAAGAAACTCCATCAGCTCGCCCAAGAGACCCATAGGCCCATCGATGACATGCCGGCCAGGACCAAATCGAAGAGATGGCGAATGGGAATGGCCCACCCGTGGtgcgccatcggcggcgtggtcggTACGTCGCAGGAGAGGGTTCACACCGTCCTCAGCATTCGGCTGTGCACCGGCGGGCCGGTGGCTGCGAGAGAAGTAGCTTCGGAAATCCAAGTGATCCCGATGCGCGCCAGTGTTGAAGCGGGGCGGAAACGGGCTGCGTTCCATACGAGCGAGCATGGGTCTCCTATGActgccgtcgaggacgaagagcgGACGGTGCCCGTCATCCATATCTGCGTTCAGTGAGTCCCACCCGAGGCCAGACGGCATGTGAGGCATCTGGTCCTCGGGGTAGTCATCATCGTATATGTattcctcgtcgtcaatgtcctcgtcgtcatcgtcgtcgtcttcttcatcgtcgtgACCCTCGTCCAAGTAGTgatcgtcaaggccgagatcTTGCTCGTATCCCTCGTTATCGCCGCGCATTATTGCCCGTGCCATGTTGTCTAGCAGTTCATGCGGTCCCAGGCCGTGGATGTGGGCTTCCTCTTCATCCTGAACCTCGGCGTCATAGTCGATATCATCGGCTTCTGGATCTTCTGCGTCTCCAGCGtcactctcactctcccATCCAGAgtccccatcatcatcaacgggGTTGCCTTCTTCGTCCACGATCTCAACGCGATCCTCGACGTCTTCCATGTCAGCCgagtccatgtcgtcgtcttcgtcatcgtcgctagtgtcatcgtcatcctcgtcatcatccatgATGACTTCGACGACTCCGGGCTCGCCGTGGAGACCTTCGATCTCGCCCATGCCACTCAactcctcgtcatcgtcgctaATGTTGTCTTCTCCATCGGAGATATCATCATCGCCGTAgtccatctcgtcgtcgtcatacTCATCACCGTACATGTCTTCGTCATCTTGCTCATCGTCCTCTgactcgtcgtcctcgcctcgAGGCTCGAGCATTCCTAAGGCGGAATTGCGATACAAGTCCGGAGTCTCCTCCCGATCGTCATCAAGGTCAGACAGAGATGATGTGGAAGCAaactcctcgtcgctctggTCCACCGCCGTTAGATCAGACGGTAAAGAATTTGACAAGGGCGAAAGGCTAAGCTCCTTGGCTGTGGCCGTAAGAACCCGCAGAACACGCAAGATGTACTTGATTGCGCGTTTGACGCCAGGGTAATTGAGGCTGATTTCCGCAATTGACGATGTCAGCTTGTCCACGAAGCCCTTCTCGTACATGAGGCGCCGTAGCTGAGCCTGAGAACGAGACTGCGCTTGGTCGACATTTCGAACGCCTGAGCTCtgctccttgtccttctcgCCTATCATGTGATTCATCAGCTCAGCTAGGCCTTGCATTCGAGAGTAGCGGGTCTCCAAGGGCTCGTCGGTGAGCGGAGCCTTTTCATAAGCTTTGAGGACCGTGTCCAACACGAACTTTCGGACAAAAAGGAggtcgctctcgtcgtcgtacgcAAATTTGTCACGGCTACGCTCCACAGGCCGCTCAGCGGTCTTGGAGACCAGCGCTACCAGGACCTTCTGCGTCAAGGAGGAAGTGGCAGCTTTCTTCTTAGACGCAATAGTATCTGTGGCTCCATTCAAGTTGCCCTGGCAGAGCAAGTCGTAGATGAGGTAGTTGAGAATACTGGACCTGGGTTTGATAGGAGTATTGTtcaacagcggcggcgcactgCGCTTGAAGTTGATGAATTCAACCTTGGTCCTCGTATAACTCTGGAGAAGCTCGGCCAAGCAGCTCAACAGGAAGCAGCGGTAGACGAAGATAGGGTGTTCCTCTGCTTTGAAGACGGGTTTGGACAGCTTCTTGTCAGATTCATCCATCGTAACCTTGTCTTTAGACAAcgagcccgcggcggagGTGCTGGTCTCAGGCTCGGGCTTGCTGTCCTTTGCCGCTGGCAATGGTTCCTTatcgtcgacctcgcgaTAGTTCACCAGTTCACACAGCAGGAAATGAATGACCCCGTCGGGGTTCTCGACGACCGGACGCTTGCTGTCATGATGGGCCTTCGGTACGTCTGTCATCTCCTTGTCCCCGGCCTCCGTAGACTGCTTGATGTCCTCAGTTGCCGTCTCGTCGGGAACTGGCTTGGagtcggcggccgcttctCCAATTGCCTCCTGCGTTTTCATACTCAGGCCAGGAGATCGTGTGTCGTCTGCTGGCGTCACCTGCCACCTCGAGAATTGGAGCAGCTCATTTGTGACATCGACAAACAGGTCAGGTGCCCGAAGCGCCACAGGAGTCATGCTATGAAGATATTGTGAAATCTCCAGAGTCCCACGGTGCGTCCTCTGCAGGGTCGGGAAGTCGCTTCGGATCTGTGCACGCATAATTTGCTTGATGatctcttcgtcctcgacgacatgacGGAGAACGGTCACGATGTAGGCCGTCAATCTTGTCTGCCGGAGACGCTCAGAGCCAGATCCTGAAAGTTGCTTGGCCATGAGGAACAGGCGCTGCAAGTTCCTCTTCTCACCGACAAgcttggcggcagcgcgctTTCGGGTGAGAATAACCAAGACTCGCAAAACGGCAGTTGCTAACATCTCTTCCTTGCCAATTCGAGGCAGAAGTTCGAGCAGAGAAGTGAGAATATCCTCTCGTTGctggtcgccgacgagcacagATCCCTTGTGTACGACTGGTGCCGCTACTGGTTCGTCCAACGAAACAGGAGGCTTCcactgcgcggcgacgggccgttCGTCACGGCACAGCAAGGTCTCAACAATGAGCAGAATGTATGGGATCCAGGGAGGTAGCTCATctgtcgaggaagaggtggGTAGCTTCAGGAAACCAACGTATTCGTCAACCTTGTCTCCCAGGGTCTCGAGGTTACGCTCGAAAAACTTGTCATCTTGAAGCAGCAAAGCCAGCAAGTGGGCATATGCGGCGATGCATTTGCCATTCCgcttcttgtcctcgtcatcgaaGGCGAGCGACGACAATGCAGACGACACCG
The genomic region above belongs to Purpureocillium takamizusanense chromosome 5, complete sequence and contains:
- the TOM1 gene encoding HECT-type E3 ubiquitin transferase (EggNog:ENOG503NWC2~COG:O), translating into MGKITKTMQPKHRETLSPWLRNYVQTTAALPLPSLPKHLSEFPSRWPFGRGDLYHWIPLLNRFDSILGQFCKTYKLHEGPQTRDFGAEMLSNHAEDTPFSSEKLWDVRELEQLGLASDGDRLLVEAVLRFTRMLLEHCGNRSIYASSAHLNDLLNSTSLSILIVTLEVGSELAQRYQASVKRFGSPSRQISAALLANHYNIDLDRVQQIALPFVKTPIVSLADSAPNATPASAKGKEKAHSSAARAATSMHANDLTALVSSDDIGWKDWADVRVFYYPEETAPSNDAVVDHGRTSAPSTPTPLRRSSTMTAQQHTPRTRNAPGEDSSPLGPRTPAVAEEHVTPGQKSFDIPRSAVISTPISDLTSRCPQDMPAAAKYEVFHRLRAAKALFESSETRRQILATRLLAITNLAYIHTESNFLEKVLRQDIDETRRYQLVYQLAELIHPSASGRVEVPLWLQSIALALMEAVSNFHARCQDVLSALNANVNHGILLYVIRKAVAGMEKDSGDDDSEHVTEADEWRNNLFSLTLHLSMATRVGNEMVSAGLMDILVEILNIRSKIAQRHHAMVLAFVDGLIWTYQNAFTAFFSTNGLDAVAKLVVDAVGDARTLLKASQGLKPEQQSSAVDYLIPFYQQQTLKWLLKFVHHIMANSYTYGANTDRLLRNLAEKSDLLSSLREIMEDKKSFGSVVWTHTVTILSDFINNDPTSFAAISESGMVKTYLEAITGSSVTDLHSGGEQTQGDEGEEGSEDDDDSLDDAINSIVEQDNRPHPPPDEALRRERRGPLAAGILASAEAMSVVPQVLNSLSLNNTGMKMVVSSRAFDSYLQIFESSTHVKCMQSDRDLAHTIGSSFDELARHHPQLRTPISNAVIDMVARVRFLGLERARTAGWGAKLLLTRAGGKLLTVTETGSLEDVNTLPTGKESASTGDLDVDMADVASPKDAAPAAKVEKEPEAATESITPYIHALASFLTAYLSNGMLKTYFIRKGGIELLLDICQSPSLPAAFGDTAASRGLTQVVVQLVEQSPMRALPSLLRRAQDAIDVLKPLGAKTEALPPYFAAFLDRDLDIPKDGADLPEPVKTGTRIIKALLNAQTLLKIASDCFFTSRNNNVSFYPVNVYDYYLALVKSIGPLLRGVLAEEAGQLSVVPQHWSLRRQPSVGGTNSREIQGEGDDAASLPDVINGTSNWRLGEKADETTPRRPTEQEQASPCFQNYETLRVLLHPMIPTSFPLFQALGRSLLPRRSETSHPEPFTRCRHLEIAKALADCVLAHLSPSVMMPEPSSKDFHYWIIMLHTVHEMLIDQPPTRQSDRPSMHIIMPVLLAFKELGGLDVLNTMLRVFARAIRQVPGNNNDESSKSKVAAFGLKKVLDLYHILLNGKYLTDTGNFFNLHPWNGERSHSGLALQQVVVEFRAIAMPAIVELWDSNLVESVPDSTVKRLLDILKVVSLGEHELPQLSKTVPPFDPFRYTDARFDWQPHRNVVAETLNNGYEESLAHEAAYRTNGNMTGTTEYCRAHRDGLAGPRNPIPPEDADVSALAVLEPANNDQDESTNEAVSSERPSLSDVDRMSLDALPDVATEGLHDLMDSGDATADEGQRVQSSTPTAPVADSGEPEVVRKFVAAKKNLGSLREKLKNNLIDQCLDVIRAHPETAIEVSDLITAVVLRRQNQEAQEDVGPTVSSALSSLAFDDEDKKRNGKCIAAYAHLLALLLQDDKFFERNLETLGDKVDEYVGFLKLPTSSSTDELPPWIPYILLIVETLLCRDERPVAAQWKPPVSLDEPVAAPVVHKGSVLVGDQQREDILTSLLELLPRIGKEEMLATAVLRVLVILTRKRAAAKLVGEKRNLQRLFLMAKQLSGSGSERLRQTRLTAYIVTVLRHVVEDEEIIKQIMRAQIRSDFPTLQRTHRGTLEISQYLHSMTPVALRAPDLFVDVTNELLQFSRWQVTPADDTRSPGLSMKTQEAIGEAAADSKPVPDETATEDIKQSTEAGDKEMTDVPKAHHDSKRPVVENPDGVIHFLLCELVNYREVDDKEPLPAAKDSKPEPETSTSAAGSLSKDKVTMDESDKKLSKPVFKAEEHPIFVYRCFLLSCLAELLQSYTRTKVEFINFKRSAPPLLNNTPIKPRSSILNYLIYDLLCQGNLNGATDTIASKKKAATSSLTQKVLVALVSKTAERPVERSRDKFAYDDESDLLFVRKFVLDTVLKAYEKAPLTDEPLETRYSRMQGLAELMNHMIGEKDKEQSSGVRNVDQAQSRSQAQLRRLMYEKGFVDKLTSSIAEISLNYPGVKRAIKYILRVLRVLTATAKELSLSPLSNSLPSDLTAVDQSDEEFASTSSLSDLDDDREETPDLYRNSALGMLEPRGEDDESEDDEQDDEDMYGDEYDDDEMDYGDDDISDGEDNISDDDEELSGMGEIEGLHGEPGVVEVIMDDDEDDDDTSDDDEDDDMDSADMEDVEDRVEIVDEEGNPVDDDGDSGWESESDAGDAEDPEADDIDYDAEVQDEEEAHIHGLGPHELLDNMARAIMRGDNEGYEQDLGLDDHYLDEGHDDEEDDDDDDEDIDDEEYIYDDDYPEDQMPHMPSGLGWDSLNADMDDGHRPLFVLDGSHRRPMLARMERSPFPPRFNTGAHRDHLDFRSYFSRSHRPAGAQPNAEDGVNPLLRRTDHAADGAPRVGHSHSPSLRFGPGRHVIDGPMGLLGELMEFLPIMGRNGNQAFHFQITGGPGGVREARELASTSRWARGDQRRDGSSTQEPHQAVSFAPESTMDRYQEEARMIFGSAHNTEAGKLANAIVANLTPAAIEREKKLKAEEAEIEKRVEAERKRRDEERKAREAKEAEERAAREKKEAEEREAAERAAAEAAAANNTASEQAASAADTEVGVMEGIESTEPTATAGSDLQTSTSAANQPRVMTTLRGEEVDVTELGIDPDYLAALPEEFREEVIAQTVSERRSQAREEAATGESTEVFQEFLDALPEELRLEIAQQERQDERRRLREGSRRQPAQGGQSAAAAEMSPASILLTFPPELREQALIDQGEDLMDQLPPELAAQARALVQQHAPVPQQGGIHSIVAPGRTPPSGARVTAGTGAEGQSENKVQRRTVVQMLDKSGIATLLRLMFIAQQGSIRNYLFSVFADVCENRQNRLEVVSSILQILQEGSIDMSAVERSFGQLSLKARRHKEKDEPKTPQTLKRTLTSIGATSTTQPNSETSPLLIVQQCLDLLVDLCTRSHHIPWLFLTEHEIVGSTLKRALSRKGKAKDSKAHKYAINSLLTLLDRELVTESSLVMTHLADLLNRVTMPLQNLERRRKETQVVEKPDEAGGEKPETGAGQETAADEPNNDATTALAQHEGEEQKAPGAEDESKAKESSKRPKQLQAPIIPTQNLILVVRIFVARECNSKTFQNTISTIKNLSAIPGAKEAFGEELVRQARLLSENIVSDLDDLLPHIDQAANGTEIQGLALVKFSPGASEQNKLLRVLTALDHLFDGKKKTGDDKDTAAGEDKKYLVDSLYHNSTFPSMWEKLSACLSAIRQRETMLNVATILLPLIESLMVVCKNTTAEEQPKEPWTKDTAAPKPDAEHYTADLFFHFTGEHRRILNELVRNNPKLMSGTFALLVKNPKVLEFDNKRNYFNRSVHSRSGQGNGRPSYPALQLSVRRDQVFRDSFKALYFKSGDEMKFGKLNIRFHGEEGVDAGGVTREWFQVLARQMFDPNYALFIPVSSDRTTFHPNKLSGVNEAHLMFFKFIGRIIGKALYEGRLLDCFFSRAVYKRILGKSVSVKDMESFDPDYYKSLCWMLDNDITDIITETFSVEDDEFGVTNVVDLVPNGREISVTEENKQEYVRLVVEHKLLSSVKEQMENFLKGFHEIIPANLISIFSEQELELLISGLPDIDIDDWKSNTEYQNYTPSSQQIQWFWRAVRSLDKEERAKLLQFVTGTSKVPLNGFKELEGMNGVNRFNIHRDYGSKDRLPSSHTCFNQLDLPEYETYDMLRSQLVKAITQGSEYFGFA